CTGATCCTGCGCGAGGTGCGCGCACGGCGGTCGCTGCGCGAGATCTACGAGGACGTCGACCGCCTCATGATCCGCCAGGGCTACGCCAACCGGCACCGCGCGTACCCCTTCGGCGTGATCGCGCACAAGGTCGACCGGGTGCGGGAACGCCGTTTCTCGCCGCGCCTGTTCGGGTTCGGGACGCAGTCCCTCAAGGGCCTGGCGTCCGACGCGCTGCACGGCCACCGAGAGGGCTGGTCGCCCTTGTGGTCGCCGTACCGCTTCTCCGACCATCCGCCGCGGCCGGGCCTGTGGGCGGTCGAGCCCCATCTCGGATTCCGGGGCACGGGCGCGAAGTTCGAGGAGATCCTGGTCGTCACCGACTCCAAGGACCCCGAACAGAGCGCCTTCTGGCTGGACGACGATCTGCCGCATGTGACGCGCTGGGCGCAAGCGACGGCTGAGACGAAGGCG
This window of the Streptomyces sp. NBC_01275 genome carries:
- a CDS encoding M24 family metallopeptidase yields the protein MTTAVTRELSAELRGFRRVQRLAYECAEAVAARLEPGVTEREAARMLREWLRERGVRDWFHLPFAWFGDRTAFTDFRVPLQFFPTGRRLEPGMPYILDLAPVFEGYTADIGYSGALGAHPVQEKLAADLEAHRELILREVRARRSLREIYEDVDRLMIRQGYANRHRAYPFGVIAHKVDRVRERRFSPRLFGFGTQSLKGLASDALHGHREGWSPLWSPYRFSDHPPRPGLWAVEPHLGFRGTGAKFEEILVVTDSKDPEQSAFWLDDDLPHVTRWAQATAETKAGAK